One stretch of Enterococcus mundtii DNA includes these proteins:
- a CDS encoding LPXTG cell wall anchor domain-containing protein, translating to MRKTIGLMIGLISLIIAIQFPTQVYGTQVQSVESEGSIGFTGTYEPIGSPDPPPSTSPQKPGGTLPKTNMTGSSLGLWIGSLLVAGVLLVVGNKKRKATQKN from the coding sequence ATGCGAAAAACTATTGGTCTTATGATTGGTCTAATATCCCTAATAATAGCGATACAATTTCCGACGCAGGTTTATGGTACACAGGTCCAATCCGTCGAGTCAGAAGGATCCATTGGATTTACAGGAACTTATGAACCGATCGGATCACCAGATCCACCTCCCAGCACCAGTCCACAAAAGCCGGGAGGAACTTTGCCGAAAACCAATATGACCGGTAGTTCACTCGGACTATGGATTGGCAGTTTGTTAGTGGCAGGTGTTTTATTAGTCGTAGGGAATAAAAAAAGAAAAGCAACACAAAAAAATTAA
- a CDS encoding DUF7006 family protein, whose protein sequence is MAVMRNEDFYLTTFEDILNKKGMKNFKEIETYFKQIKSDVLNCITKFSQEAVWENIVQLIILDEKLVLLHESLNFMEYYGMTEAELIEMVEEESKHFNKENWGYSLNQSEHFSLIFPSNFIS, encoded by the coding sequence ATGGCTGTTATGAGAAATGAAGATTTCTATTTAACTACCTTTGAGGATATACTGAATAAAAAAGGTATGAAAAATTTCAAAGAAATAGAGACGTACTTTAAACAAATAAAGTCTGATGTATTGAATTGTATCACTAAGTTCTCTCAAGAGGCCGTTTGGGAAAATATAGTACAGTTGATCATTTTAGATGAAAAATTAGTTTTGTTGCATGAAAGCTTAAATTTCATGGAATATTACGGGATGACAGAAGCGGAACTGATTGAGATGGTTGAAGAAGAATCTAAGCACTTTAACAAAGAAAATTGGGGATACTCTCTTAATCAGTCTGAGCACTTTTCTTTAATCTTTCCTTCTAATTTTATTTCTTAG
- a CDS encoding WxL domain-containing protein encodes MKFIRLATVAALSTTIFAGGVQVFAEDTGQDSKEVRKTTTSGQVTFTPNIEDTIVEPDPEGPEVTIPPIPGTGPLTIATVPTMNFGTKVISTADGHYNMIAEMQQKAGTTGEENMIPYVSMAQVQDTRGTNEGWELSVSLSEFQTETDTLNSVLKGARITLFDPSLRYSVNDADQEPTIHASGLELIPNEDAVPIMTAANRKGGGTSSVIWGDHDALAKQVEDGVDVVENKAIQLFVPGSTAKDAVTYTSTLTWELELTPENEAPDAV; translated from the coding sequence ATGAAATTTATTCGTTTAGCAACGGTAGCCGCATTATCAACCACGATTTTCGCAGGAGGCGTACAAGTCTTTGCTGAAGATACAGGACAAGATTCAAAAGAAGTACGTAAAACAACGACGTCCGGTCAGGTCACCTTCACTCCAAATATTGAAGACACAATAGTAGAACCTGATCCTGAAGGGCCAGAAGTGACGATCCCACCAATTCCTGGTACAGGACCACTAACGATTGCAACAGTTCCAACAATGAACTTTGGGACTAAAGTTATCTCAACTGCTGATGGACATTACAACATGATTGCGGAAATGCAACAGAAAGCCGGAACAACAGGCGAAGAAAACATGATTCCTTATGTCAGTATGGCGCAAGTCCAAGACACTCGCGGCACCAATGAAGGATGGGAACTGAGCGTGAGTTTAAGTGAATTTCAAACAGAAACTGATACTCTAAATAGTGTGTTAAAAGGCGCCCGAATCACGTTATTCGATCCTTCTCTTCGTTACAGTGTCAATGATGCAGATCAGGAACCGACGATTCACGCAAGTGGTTTAGAGTTGATTCCAAATGAAGACGCCGTGCCGATCATGACGGCTGCTAACCGAAAGGGTGGCGGAACTTCTTCCGTTATTTGGGGAGATCATGATGCGCTCGCAAAACAAGTGGAAGATGGGGTAGATGTCGTCGAAAATAAGGCGATCCAATTGTTTGTTCCTGGCTCGACTGCCAAAGATGCAGTAACGTATACCTCTACATTGACATGGGAATTAGAACTAACACCAGAAAATGAGGCACCTGATGCGGTTTAA
- a CDS encoding DUF916 and DUF3324 domain-containing protein, giving the protein MIHKQTIQKSLWLLIVLFFFLPHPTVQAEEAGLNTYVTPLFPESQVDESKGYYELLLSPGQKETLRLEVGNSSSEPINVQLTPHTAYTNTLGNVEYGKDAKEADPTLIHSLDELMTPSEVITVAGNETKVIEIPLQMPKDAFEGYLAGGLRITEVKEEEGSDVPEGEGVAIKNEFAHVVGVVVSNTRDSVQPELELLDVFADQLNYRNVISATLQNFTPTFVNQLAVEATVKRAGENEVLYKAEKEMMQMAPNSNFNFPISLEGDRFRSGNYVLELTAKSGENEWSWTREFTIEADEARKLNREDVMIDSGVNWWMIGAIILLILMLGLVLYLMWQKKRARESEKEV; this is encoded by the coding sequence ATGATACACAAACAAACGATACAAAAAAGTCTATGGTTGCTTATAGTGCTCTTCTTTTTCTTGCCGCATCCGACGGTTCAGGCCGAAGAAGCTGGTTTAAATACGTACGTTACCCCTCTTTTTCCAGAGAGCCAAGTGGATGAAAGTAAAGGATACTATGAGTTATTGCTCTCACCTGGGCAAAAAGAGACTTTGCGACTAGAAGTCGGCAATTCCAGTTCAGAACCAATCAACGTTCAGCTGACACCGCATACGGCTTATACGAATACTTTGGGGAATGTCGAGTATGGAAAAGACGCCAAAGAAGCAGATCCGACCTTGATTCATTCTTTGGATGAGCTGATGACTCCTTCGGAGGTCATTACTGTAGCGGGAAATGAAACAAAGGTCATAGAAATTCCTCTTCAAATGCCTAAAGACGCCTTTGAAGGGTATTTAGCCGGCGGTTTACGAATCACCGAAGTAAAAGAAGAGGAAGGTAGTGATGTCCCAGAAGGAGAAGGCGTAGCTATCAAGAATGAATTTGCCCATGTGGTAGGTGTGGTCGTCAGTAATACCCGAGACTCGGTGCAACCGGAGTTGGAACTATTAGATGTGTTTGCGGATCAATTGAACTATCGCAATGTGATCAGTGCCACGCTACAAAACTTTACGCCCACTTTTGTCAATCAATTGGCGGTGGAAGCTACCGTGAAACGAGCAGGGGAGAACGAGGTGCTCTATAAGGCTGAGAAAGAAATGATGCAGATGGCCCCAAATTCTAATTTCAATTTTCCGATTTCTTTAGAAGGCGACCGTTTTCGAAGTGGGAACTATGTCCTAGAATTAACAGCTAAATCGGGAGAGAATGAATGGTCATGGACGCGTGAATTTACGATTGAAGCCGATGAAGCCCGCAAGTTAAATCGAGAAGACGTAATGATTGATTCTGGTGTCAATTGGTGGATGATCGGTGCGATTATTTTGCTCATTTTAATGCTTGGACTTGTGCTTTACCTGATGTGGCAAAAGAAAAGAGCACGTGAAAGCGAAAAAGAAGTATAG
- a CDS encoding TetR/AcrR family transcriptional regulator gives MSNQDVKKIIENSFLGLLQERSYEQIAVSTIVEKAFVSRTTFYNYFKNKDDVLLSVLDDFLSEFDLLQKENIDFLNQIDMTSKDSIKTILYPNTLGIIEYFLSNKNLILILLSPKVSIDFMKILQKVYYEHFIQALPDLYYKKIDQEILEYYSLFLTNGVASIVENWFHHNLDESPQKISDKILNLLAVSLQNIYLEIN, from the coding sequence ATGAGCAATCAAGATGTAAAGAAAATAATTGAGAATTCGTTTTTGGGGTTATTACAAGAAAGAAGTTATGAACAAATAGCCGTTTCAACAATCGTAGAGAAAGCTTTTGTTAGTAGAACGACATTCTATAATTATTTTAAAAATAAAGATGATGTGTTGTTAAGTGTGTTAGATGATTTTTTATCTGAATTTGATCTTCTCCAAAAAGAGAATATAGATTTTTTAAATCAAATTGATATGACAAGTAAAGACTCAATTAAAACTATTTTATATCCTAATACGTTAGGAATTATTGAATACTTTTTAAGCAATAAAAATTTAATTCTTATTTTACTAAGTCCAAAAGTATCAATTGACTTTATGAAAATTTTACAAAAAGTTTACTATGAGCATTTTATTCAAGCACTACCTGACCTTTATTATAAAAAAATCGATCAAGAGATTCTTGAATATTATTCGTTGTTTTTAACGAACGGAGTGGCTTCAATAGTAGAAAATTGGTTTCACCATAATTTAGATGAATCTCCCCAAAAAATTTCTGATAAAATTTTAAATCTTTTAGCAGTTAGTCTACAGAATATTTATTTGGAGATTAATTAA
- a CDS encoding TetR/AcrR family transcriptional regulator — MYSEDKIKDALITLLSEKNLDKIKVSEIAEVANVSRVTFYKYFNDKESVLEQILTDFTASLDQIFYNNVKALNKIDFSDINKIKSDLAPHAFEIVSFLYEKKELIQTLMLPTTNTNILKISYDKFYQQFKLWLPQKFQINYDPKTLNQYSDFLTRGTALLLGTWFRKGFKQSPQEMTEIVINVLSPSLYNIYHRTYRSENK; from the coding sequence ATGTACTCAGAAGATAAGATTAAAGACGCATTGATTACACTTTTATCTGAGAAAAATTTAGATAAAATAAAAGTCTCTGAAATAGCTGAGGTTGCTAATGTTAGTCGCGTGACTTTTTATAAATATTTTAATGACAAAGAATCTGTATTAGAACAAATATTAACTGACTTTACGGCAAGTTTAGATCAAATTTTTTATAATAATGTAAAAGCCTTAAATAAAATTGATTTTTCTGATATCAACAAGATAAAGTCTGATTTGGCTCCGCATGCTTTTGAGATAGTTTCATTCTTATATGAAAAGAAGGAACTGATACAAACTCTTATGCTACCAACAACTAATACGAACATATTGAAAATAAGTTATGATAAATTCTACCAACAATTTAAACTATGGCTTCCACAAAAATTTCAAATTAATTATGATCCAAAAACATTAAATCAATACTCGGACTTTTTAACTCGAGGGACTGCCCTCCTTCTCGGTACATGGTTTAGAAAAGGTTTTAAGCAGTCTCCTCAAGAAATGACAGAAATTGTTATAAACGTTCTAAGTCCTAGTCTATATAATATTTACCATCGTACTTATCGCTCTGAAAATAAATAG
- a CDS encoding BspA family leucine-rich repeat surface protein, whose protein sequence is MKRKTLIVVILAVLSIPANISYAVEDDGLIEEIIPSESIEETQEDQLKGDEISNEINTEVGIDQVPEQDDTVIAESMDQEEVKEDSIEGTNIQSREVDVVASGKNSGGMNWVLYSDGVLEIGGGSWALRNTNWDNYRAQISTVRIIDTINPDSTGGFALLFSGLSNLINIEGLEKLNTKDCVSFASMFYGCSSLQFIDLSSFNTEKVLYMKKMFVGCSSLEKINVESFDTKNVTDMSDMFSSCYKLGELSLSNFNTEKVTDMSGMFGYCLNLENINLSSFNTKNVTNMYFMFAHCRKLEKLDLSNFDTSNVIDMGNMFFYTWSLTELDVSSFDVRKVLNFDAFMGQAKSIKELDLSNFVTESCTTATGTFENMDSLEALYIPQWSTIKTTNTRNFFNNSPLKKISIGENFKMTSYMSLRNLSSDEVWCDVDKEELSTVSLIDYHNNDSKRNTYHVEKQYTLTFDTNGGTEISKQKSIAGKTWSIPEAPEKNGFIFDYWAIDEEGNTPYDFTKPVTSSLTLYGQYNPAYIVSIPASINLNETNELQVYAEIYQEEKSLIISADEKIALVNTGDPAYIIEKEITKENKYADSTWVLEMNGIEKSKNTLFIQSLEDEEHAGTYEGTLNFTVEFY, encoded by the coding sequence ATGAAAAGAAAAACATTAATAGTAGTGATTCTGGCGGTATTAAGTATTCCAGCCAATATAAGTTATGCAGTTGAAGATGACGGTTTAATTGAAGAGATAATTCCCAGTGAATCTATTGAAGAAACCCAAGAAGATCAACTAAAAGGTGATGAAATTAGCAATGAGATAAATACTGAAGTAGGGATAGACCAAGTACCAGAGCAAGATGACACGGTAATAGCTGAATCAATGGATCAAGAAGAAGTAAAAGAAGATTCAATTGAGGGCACAAATATTCAAAGTAGAGAAGTAGATGTGGTTGCTTCAGGAAAAAATTCAGGTGGAATGAACTGGGTACTTTATAGTGATGGAGTATTGGAAATAGGCGGTGGTAGCTGGGCGTTAAGAAATACAAACTGGGATAATTATAGGGCACAAATTTCTACTGTCAGAATTATAGATACAATCAACCCAGATTCTACTGGTGGTTTTGCCTTATTATTTAGTGGGTTATCAAATTTAATAAATATAGAAGGCTTAGAAAAACTGAATACAAAAGATTGCGTATCTTTTGCGTCAATGTTTTATGGTTGTAGCAGTTTACAATTTATTGACTTAAGTTCATTTAATACTGAAAAAGTATTGTATATGAAGAAGATGTTTGTTGGGTGTTCTTCACTCGAAAAAATAAATGTAGAAAGTTTTGATACAAAAAATGTAACTGATATGTCGGATATGTTTAGTAGTTGTTATAAATTGGGAGAATTATCTCTTAGTAACTTCAATACTGAAAAAGTAACTGATATGAGTGGGATGTTCGGTTATTGCTTAAACCTAGAAAATATAAATCTAAGTAGCTTTAATACAAAAAATGTAACTAATATGTATTTTATGTTCGCTCATTGTAGAAAACTTGAAAAACTTGATCTAAGTAACTTTGATACTAGCAACGTTATTGATATGGGAAATATGTTTTTTTATACATGGTCTTTAACAGAACTAGACGTAAGTAGTTTTGATGTACGAAAGGTTTTAAACTTTGATGCATTTATGGGACAAGCAAAAAGTATTAAAGAATTAGATCTCAGCAATTTCGTTACTGAATCTTGTACTACTGCTACGGGTACATTTGAGAATATGGATTCATTAGAGGCGTTGTATATTCCTCAGTGGAGTACGATAAAAACTACGAATACTAGAAATTTCTTTAATAACTCACCATTGAAAAAAATATCGATTGGTGAGAATTTTAAAATGACTTCTTATATGAGTTTAAGAAATTTATCAAGTGACGAAGTATGGTGCGATGTCGACAAGGAAGAGTTAAGTACAGTAAGTTTAATTGATTATCACAATAACGATAGTAAAAGAAATACGTATCATGTTGAAAAACAATATACGTTAACTTTTGATACGAATGGTGGTACAGAAATATCTAAACAAAAAAGTATTGCTGGCAAGACGTGGTCTATCCCTGAAGCACCAGAAAAAAATGGCTTTATATTTGATTACTGGGCAATAGATGAAGAAGGAAATACTCCCTACGATTTTACAAAACCGGTAACAAGTTCGTTAACATTATATGGACAATACAATCCTGCTTATATCGTGTCTATACCAGCTAGCATAAATTTAAATGAGACTAATGAATTGCAGGTATATGCAGAAATTTATCAGGAAGAAAAGTCATTGATCATTTCAGCGGATGAAAAGATAGCATTAGTAAATACTGGTGATCCGGCATACATTATTGAAAAAGAGATTACTAAAGAAAATAAATACGCAGATTCCACGTGGGTATTAGAAATGAACGGCATAGAAAAATCGAAAAACACTTTATTTATTCAATCATTAGAAGATGAAGAACACGCAGGCACGTATGAAGGAACTCTAAACTTTACGGTTGAATTTTATTAG
- a CDS encoding BspA family leucine-rich repeat surface protein, whose amino-acid sequence MKRKTLIVVILAVLSIPANISYAVENEVLFEDTIDSEVLDEVQDDQLEDIESSVEIDAESELEEGSEEVKESDEPTVSESLDQEEVKGSSIEVTQTQNREAEVLASGQNGTGFTWTLYEDGVLVCGGGSWSGTFSGWYSWRRQITKVIITDEIDPPNNSDGFSTMFYNCSNLIAVEGLEKLKTGNAKSFALMFYNCENLETIDLSSFDTSSSTSFASMFENCVKLEKIDCSNFKTTNSIDFSKMFAFCRKVKELDVANFDVSKAINLSGMFQGCNSISSINVSKFNTENTTNFSSMFIGYKGPQLDVSNFNTGKATDMSFMFQNASNITELNVSNFQMKNVKNMEYMFSAMTSLTNLNLQGFDVSNVEKISACFSGLASVERLDLSHFVTNNLREAEYLFRDMTNLKELNIDNWIIPSNVSVYKFFEDTLPAKITIGSKVTLSTLMYMPNLSRGYVWADTEDEIIDSDQLVNFHNKNGVRNTYRIEELHTLTFDTIGGTEVDSQRSIIGKNWIVPDIPEKKGYIFDYWSTDKDGNNPYDFTTPISSSLTLYAQYTPAYTVSIPATINLNETNQLKVVAENYVEAKTLIISTDEKVSLRNIHDSTRILEKVITKEKEYLESTNVLEVAGIKKEENILYIQQAEEKELAGTYEGILNFTVDFY is encoded by the coding sequence ATGAAAAGGAAAACATTAATAGTAGTGATTCTGGCGGTATTAAGTATTCCAGCCAATATAAGTTATGCTGTTGAGAATGAAGTTTTATTTGAAGATACAATTGATAGTGAAGTACTTGATGAAGTACAAGATGATCAATTAGAGGATATTGAATCATCGGTGGAGATAGATGCTGAATCAGAGTTAGAGGAAGGTTCAGAGGAAGTAAAAGAGTCTGATGAGCCAACAGTTTCTGAATCATTAGATCAAGAAGAAGTAAAAGGAAGTTCAATAGAAGTTACACAGACACAAAATAGAGAAGCAGAGGTACTTGCTTCAGGTCAAAATGGAACTGGATTTACTTGGACTCTGTACGAAGATGGGGTACTTGTCTGTGGGGGAGGATCATGGTCAGGAACTTTTTCTGGATGGTACTCTTGGCGAAGGCAAATAACTAAAGTCATTATTACTGACGAAATAGATCCGCCCAACAATAGTGACGGATTTAGCACGATGTTTTATAACTGTAGCAATTTAATAGCAGTCGAGGGACTGGAAAAATTAAAAACTGGGAATGCAAAGTCTTTTGCTTTGATGTTTTATAACTGTGAAAACTTAGAAACGATAGATTTGTCCAGTTTCGATACTAGTAGTTCAACAAGCTTTGCTTCTATGTTTGAAAATTGTGTGAAATTAGAAAAAATTGATTGTTCTAATTTTAAAACCACTAATTCAATTGATTTTAGTAAAATGTTTGCATTTTGTAGAAAGGTAAAAGAGTTGGACGTAGCTAATTTCGATGTGAGTAAAGCAATCAATTTATCAGGAATGTTTCAAGGCTGTAACTCTATAAGTTCAATAAATGTAAGCAAGTTTAACACTGAAAACACCACTAATTTTAGTTCAATGTTTATAGGTTATAAAGGACCTCAATTGGATGTTTCAAACTTTAATACTGGAAAAGCAACTGATATGAGTTTTATGTTTCAAAATGCGTCTAATATTACTGAATTAAATGTGTCAAACTTTCAAATGAAAAACGTTAAGAATATGGAGTATATGTTTTCAGCAATGACTAGTTTAACAAACTTGAACTTACAAGGATTTGATGTTTCAAATGTAGAAAAAATTTCTGCGTGCTTTTCTGGATTAGCTAGCGTCGAAAGATTAGATCTATCTCATTTTGTGACAAACAATTTGCGAGAAGCAGAGTATTTATTTAGAGATATGACGAATTTAAAAGAATTAAATATTGATAATTGGATTATACCATCTAATGTTTCAGTTTATAAATTCTTTGAAGATACCTTACCTGCTAAAATTACGATCGGGTCTAAAGTAACATTAAGTACCCTTATGTATATGCCCAATCTTAGTAGAGGATACGTATGGGCAGACACAGAAGATGAAATAATAGATAGTGATCAATTAGTTAATTTTCATAACAAAAACGGAGTAAGAAACACTTATCGTATCGAAGAGTTGCATACCTTGACATTCGATACGATAGGAGGGACAGAAGTTGATAGTCAAAGAAGTATTATCGGTAAAAATTGGATTGTTCCTGATATACCGGAAAAGAAGGGTTATATATTTGACTATTGGTCGACAGATAAAGATGGAAACAATCCATACGATTTCACAACTCCCATATCCAGCTCGCTCACATTGTATGCACAATATACTCCTGCTTATACCGTGAGCATACCAGCAACTATAAATCTAAATGAAACTAATCAATTAAAGGTAGTTGCGGAAAATTATGTAGAAGCAAAGACTTTGATCATTTCAACAGATGAAAAAGTGTCATTAAGAAATATACACGACAGTACACGGATACTTGAGAAGGTGATTACTAAAGAAAAAGAATATCTTGAATCAACTAATGTATTAGAAGTAGCAGGTATAAAAAAGGAAGAAAATATTTTATACATTCAGCAAGCTGAAGAAAAAGAATTAGCAGGAACCTACGAAGGGATTTTAAATTTCACCGTAGATTTTTATTAG